From one Treponema denticola genomic stretch:
- a CDS encoding ketopantoate reductase family protein, which translates to MKLLIYGAGVIGSLYAAAFAETGYDTTVYARGKKLETLKTRGLLYEKNGKQHKAKVKVIDALQNDDIYDFIFLTVKENQVHTALEELRPNGSPNIVTMVNTLEPYADWENLCGEGRIVSAFPGAGGSYEDGVLKADFTPPLIQATTFAEIGGNTSERLKKLAALFKTAGVPYRIVKDMHGWQLCHLALIVPIADAYYKAENPEEVWKEADIMNNTARQIKNNFQKLYRSGVKLSPPKMHLLRLLPAPVLQAIFTQVFKSRFGNLFMYRHSMKAPDEMRALHSQLYQYLAGIPTNIVSVE; encoded by the coding sequence ATGAAACTTTTAATTTACGGTGCGGGCGTAATCGGCAGTTTGTATGCCGCTGCGTTCGCCGAAACAGGCTATGACACAACCGTGTACGCAAGAGGGAAAAAACTTGAAACGCTGAAAACCCGCGGCTTACTGTATGAAAAAAACGGCAAACAGCATAAAGCAAAGGTTAAAGTTATCGATGCATTGCAAAACGATGATATCTATGATTTTATCTTTTTGACGGTAAAAGAAAATCAAGTGCATACGGCGCTTGAAGAACTCCGGCCGAACGGCAGCCCGAACATCGTTACAATGGTCAATACGCTTGAACCTTACGCCGACTGGGAGAACCTGTGCGGCGAAGGGCGTATTGTTTCCGCCTTTCCGGGGGCGGGAGGCAGCTATGAAGACGGCGTGCTGAAAGCGGACTTTACGCCGCCTCTTATTCAGGCGACGACATTTGCCGAAATCGGCGGGAACACATCGGAGCGGCTGAAAAAACTCGCGGCTCTTTTTAAGACGGCGGGCGTGCCGTACCGAATCGTAAAAGACATGCACGGCTGGCAGTTGTGTCACTTGGCGCTGATTGTTCCGATTGCCGATGCGTATTATAAAGCCGAAAATCCGGAAGAAGTTTGGAAAGAAGCGGACATTATGAACAATACGGCACGGCAAATAAAAAACAATTTTCAAAAATTGTACCGTTCGGGAGTAAAACTTTCGCCGCCGAAAATGCACCTTTTGAGACTGCTGCCGGCTCCGGTGCTGCAAGCCATTTTTACTCAGGTTTTTAAAAGCCGCTTCGGAAATTTATTTATGTACCGGCACTCGATGAAAGCGCCCGACGAAATGAGAGCCCTGCACTCGCAGTTGTATCAATACCTTGCCGGAATCCCGACGAACATAGTCAGCGTGGAATGA
- a CDS encoding NAD(P)H-dependent oxidoreductase encodes MPKTLIILAHPNISQSTVHKHWASAVRQHSDRFTVHELYAVYPQGKIDVAAEQKLIETHDSLVWQFPIYWFNCPPLLKQWLDEMLTHGWAYGSKGKALKGRKIALAVSLGAPAADYRADGAVGCSVAEVLRPFELTAKYCNADYRPPFTFHTIDSNAGYSEAARQEVERSARDYLAWLDALQQT; translated from the coding sequence ATGCCGAAAACTCTGATTATTCTTGCTCACCCTAATATTTCTCAATCTACCGTTCATAAACACTGGGCGTCTGCAGTGCGACAACATAGCGATCGCTTTACTGTTCACGAACTGTACGCTGTCTATCCTCAAGGTAAGATTGATGTAGCGGCTGAACAAAAATTGATAGAAACACACGATTCACTTGTGTGGCAATTTCCCATATACTGGTTTAATTGTCCGCCGTTACTGAAGCAGTGGTTAGATGAAATGCTGACTCATGGCTGGGCTTATGGCTCGAAAGGCAAGGCGCTTAAGGGCAGAAAAATTGCGCTTGCCGTCTCGCTCGGTGCGCCGGCCGCAGACTACCGCGCAGACGGTGCTGTCGGGTGCAGCGTTGCCGAAGTACTGCGTCCGTTTGAACTGACAGCGAAATACTGCAATGCAGACTACCGCCCGCCGTTTACCTTCCATACGATAGACAGCAACGCGGGATATAGCGAAGCTGCACGGCAAGAGGTAGAGCGGAGCGCAAGGGACTATTTAGCTTGGTTGGATGCGCTGCAACAAACATGA
- a CDS encoding alpha/beta hydrolase, producing MKKIMLLSAAILFIGTIAAAQTKAAVHAFKVEEQSFQRNGMKIYGKLFLPDSASPVPLVILSHGFGGNHGGVKGYAAAFAEQGIAAYIFDFIGGGNHIKSDGKMTEMSVLTEAEDLTVILDNLKADSRFKPEQIFLLGESQGGFVSTYIAALRPADVAGLVLLYPAFVLHDYVRRRTPDPERIPDTMKLLGKTIGRIYNEDVLSFDIYTLMPRYSGKTLIIHGTADSLVPLSYSERAIKTFPDAKLIKLDGAKHVFYGDMMQKAAEDAVKFVQSIIGEKRSQGR from the coding sequence ATGAAAAAAATCATGCTTTTATCGGCGGCCATTTTATTTATTGGAACAATTGCCGCGGCACAAACAAAGGCGGCGGTGCACGCCTTTAAAGTCGAAGAACAAAGTTTTCAAAGAAACGGCATGAAAATATACGGGAAACTTTTTCTTCCCGATAGCGCATCGCCTGTGCCCTTAGTAATCCTTTCGCACGGATTCGGCGGAAACCATGGCGGTGTTAAAGGCTATGCTGCGGCTTTTGCGGAACAGGGTATTGCTGCATACATTTTTGACTTTATCGGCGGCGGCAATCATATCAAAAGCGATGGAAAAATGACGGAAATGTCGGTGCTTACCGAGGCCGAAGATTTGACGGTCATTCTCGATAACTTAAAAGCCGACTCTCGTTTTAAGCCTGAACAAATCTTTTTATTAGGAGAAAGCCAAGGCGGATTTGTTTCAACTTATATTGCCGCACTGCGCCCCGCCGATGTAGCGGGCTTGGTTTTATTATATCCTGCTTTCGTGTTGCATGATTACGTTCGGCGGCGCACTCCCGATCCGGAACGGATTCCCGACACAATGAAGCTGCTGGGAAAAACCATAGGGCGCATTTATAATGAGGATGTACTGTCCTTTGATATTTATACATTGATGCCCCGGTATTCAGGCAAAACGCTCATCATTCACGGAACAGCCGACTCGCTTGTACCGCTGTCGTATTCGGAACGGGCGATTAAAACCTTCCCCGACGCGAAGCTCATAAAGCTTGACGGAGCAAAGCACGTCTTTTACGGAGACATGATGCAGAAAGCAGCGGAAGATGCGGTAAAATTTGTACAAAGTATAATCGGCGAGAAAAGGTCTCAGGGTAGGTAA
- a CDS encoding ABC transporter ATP-binding protein, whose amino-acid sequence MKPINATKPEMKLSMPAVKRLLSYLRQYKTVLTVVTVCILLSAGATASAALFLQVLIDRYIMPLLAQSTPVFSGLLRVLIFMAAIYGTGVLCSWIYNRLMIKVAQRTLKRIRDEMFSKMQRFPLRYFDTHTHGDIMSRYTNDTDTLRQMITQSMPQLVSSMCTVVTVFFAMLYQSVYLTIIVVASIFSILKVIKFIAKKSGFYFVRQQETLGQLNGYVEEMINGQKVIKVFCREEAVKADFHEKNAAWQESASKANSYANIIMPFMNALGYFQYVIVALVGAWFAIAKIPNPTIAGINTLTLGTIASFLTLSRNFTNPISQLSNQLNSVINAVAGASRIFSLMDETPEEDAGTVTLVNAREEAGTLTETAEHTGVWAWKEMHEDGSITLTRLTGKVIFEHVDFGYSPDKKVLKDINLFAERGQKVAFVGATGAGKTTITNLINRFYDINKGTITYDGIPITHIKKEDLRSSLGIVLQEVNLFTGTIMENIRFGNLDATDEQCIEAAKLANAHNFITMLPHGYDTVIEGNKNSLSQGQRQLLSIARAAVSDPPVMILDEATSSIDTRTEALIQKGMDSLMEGRTVFVIAHRLSTVMNSDVIMVLDHGEIIERGTHTSLLEKKGVYYRLYTGAFELD is encoded by the coding sequence ATGAAACCCATTAATGCAACAAAACCGGAAATGAAGCTTTCCATGCCGGCCGTCAAACGCCTTCTTTCCTACCTTAGACAATATAAAACCGTCCTTACGGTTGTTACGGTCTGTATTTTATTAAGCGCAGGAGCAACTGCATCAGCAGCTTTGTTCCTGCAAGTATTGATTGACCGGTATATTATGCCGCTTCTTGCACAAAGCACTCCGGTGTTTAGCGGACTTTTACGGGTGCTCATCTTTATGGCGGCGATTTACGGCACCGGTGTTCTCTGTTCGTGGATTTATAATCGCCTGATGATTAAGGTTGCACAGCGAACTCTCAAGCGTATTCGAGATGAAATGTTCTCTAAGATGCAGCGCTTCCCTCTGCGGTATTTTGACACGCACACTCACGGAGATATTATGAGCCGCTATACCAATGATACCGACACACTCCGGCAGATGATTACGCAGTCGATGCCTCAGCTGGTTTCTTCTATGTGTACGGTTGTTACAGTTTTCTTTGCAATGCTGTATCAGAGCGTGTATCTTACGATTATCGTTGTCGCTTCTATCTTTTCTATTTTAAAAGTGATTAAGTTTATCGCAAAAAAAAGCGGCTTTTATTTTGTACGGCAGCAGGAAACGCTCGGACAGCTGAACGGCTATGTTGAAGAAATGATTAACGGACAAAAGGTAATTAAAGTGTTCTGCCGGGAAGAAGCGGTCAAAGCCGATTTTCATGAAAAAAATGCCGCATGGCAGGAAAGCGCCTCAAAGGCAAACTCCTATGCGAATATCATCATGCCTTTTATGAATGCGCTGGGATATTTTCAGTATGTGATTGTCGCTCTTGTCGGTGCATGGTTCGCAATTGCAAAAATACCTAATCCGACTATCGCCGGTATCAATACGCTGACGCTTGGTACCATCGCTTCGTTTTTAACGCTGTCGAGGAATTTTACCAATCCTATTTCTCAGCTTTCAAATCAGCTCAATTCGGTTATCAATGCCGTTGCAGGAGCCTCGCGTATTTTTTCACTTATGGACGAAACTCCGGAGGAAGATGCCGGTACCGTTACGCTCGTAAACGCACGGGAAGAAGCCGGTACACTGACCGAAACTGCGGAGCACACCGGGGTATGGGCTTGGAAAGAAATGCACGAGGACGGCAGCATTACATTAACAAGGCTTACCGGTAAGGTGATTTTTGAGCATGTCGACTTCGGATACTCACCCGATAAAAAAGTTTTAAAAGACATAAACCTCTTTGCAGAGCGGGGACAGAAGGTCGCATTTGTCGGGGCAACAGGTGCGGGCAAAACAACAATTACCAATTTGATCAACCGCTTTTATGATATTAACAAAGGAACTATCACCTACGACGGAATACCGATTACCCATATAAAGAAAGAAGACCTGCGCAGCTCACTCGGTATCGTATTGCAAGAGGTTAATTTATTTACCGGCACCATTATGGAAAATATCCGTTTTGGCAACTTGGATGCAACCGACGAACAGTGTATTGAAGCGGCAAAACTTGCCAATGCACACAATTTTATTACAATGCTTCCACATGGTTATGACACGGTTATTGAAGGAAATAAAAACTCTCTTTCGCAAGGGCAGCGCCAGCTATTGTCCATCGCCCGCGCCGCAGTCTCCGACCCGCCCGTCATGATTTTGGACGAAGCAACATCTTCAATCGACACCCGAACCGAAGCTCTTATCCAAAAAGGTATGGATAGCCTGATGGAAGGCAGAACCGTTTTCGTCATCGCTCACCGTCTTTCCACCGTTATGAATTCCGATGTTATCATGGTCTTGGATCACGGTGAAATCATCGAGCGCGGCACACACACCTCCCTGCTGGAGAAGAAGGGGGTATACTACCGACTATACACCGGAGCATTTGAGCTCGATTAA
- a CDS encoding ABC transporter ATP-binding protein yields the protein MLKTLSKSLREYKRTSVIAVLLTITEVVFEIIIPSCMAYLIDFGIELGAMETVFKYGAMLLLFAIIQLLTGVFSSVTAAKASAGFAANLRQDMYANVQTFSFSNIDKFSTSSIITRLTTDVTNVLNSYQMLVKLAVRAPGMMIFAMIASFRISPKISMIFLCMIPLLGLGIFLIISKVHPIFRNVFKTYDKLNNVVQENVRGVRAVKSFNRQQYEIEKFEKISESIYRGFSKGERYITLMMPMAQLCIYTCMILISWFGAREIVASGNNAAQGLTTGSLMALFSYATQIMMSLMMFSMVFVMITISRSSAERIAEILNERSTIQNPEHPVMEVKDGSICFTDADFMYRAGADKKVITNANISINSGETVGIIGGTGSSKTSFVQLIPRLYDVTSGSVSVGGVNVKDYDVKTLRDAVAMVLQKNELFSGTVKDNLKWGNEHASDEEIAEACRLACADEFVEAMPDAYNSRIEQGGTNVSGGQKQRLCIARALLKRPKILILDDSTSAVDTKTDALIQKSFKEFLPETTKIIIAQRISSVQHADKILVFDKGSITAVGTHDELLQTSAIYKEVFETQQKGHE from the coding sequence ATGCTGAAAACCTTATCAAAAAGCCTTCGGGAATATAAAAGAACGTCCGTGATCGCAGTGCTGCTGACAATCACGGAGGTTGTATTTGAAATTATTATCCCTTCCTGTATGGCGTATTTAATTGATTTTGGAATTGAGCTCGGTGCAATGGAAACCGTGTTTAAGTACGGTGCGATGCTTTTGCTCTTTGCAATTATTCAATTGCTGACAGGCGTTTTTTCATCGGTTACAGCGGCAAAGGCTTCGGCAGGATTTGCTGCAAACCTTCGGCAAGATATGTACGCTAATGTTCAGACCTTTTCTTTTTCCAATATCGATAAATTTTCAACTTCTTCTATTATAACACGGCTTACCACCGATGTAACGAATGTGCTCAATTCTTATCAGATGCTTGTAAAGCTCGCTGTGCGCGCTCCCGGTATGATGATTTTTGCGATGATTGCATCGTTTAGAATCAGTCCTAAAATTTCCATGATATTCCTATGTATGATTCCGCTGCTGGGACTCGGCATCTTTTTGATTATCAGTAAAGTGCACCCGATATTCAGAAATGTTTTTAAGACCTACGATAAGCTCAACAATGTCGTGCAGGAAAATGTGCGCGGAGTACGGGCGGTAAAGTCCTTTAACCGGCAGCAGTACGAAATTGAAAAGTTTGAAAAAATTTCGGAATCTATTTACCGAGGTTTTTCAAAAGGGGAGAGGTATATCACTCTGATGATGCCGATGGCACAGCTATGTATTTATACCTGTATGATTTTGATTTCATGGTTCGGCGCGAGGGAGATTGTCGCAAGCGGCAACAATGCGGCACAGGGCTTAACCACCGGATCGCTGATGGCTCTTTTTTCGTATGCAACACAGATTATGATGAGCTTGATGATGTTCTCCATGGTCTTTGTGATGATCACGATTTCCCGCTCATCTGCGGAACGCATTGCCGAAATTTTAAATGAACGCTCTACCATCCAAAACCCTGAACATCCTGTGATGGAGGTAAAGGACGGAAGTATATGCTTTACCGATGCCGATTTTATGTATCGTGCCGGTGCAGATAAAAAAGTTATTACCAATGCAAACATTTCAATCAATTCGGGAGAAACGGTTGGAATTATCGGAGGCACCGGTTCTTCCAAGACTTCTTTTGTGCAGCTCATTCCCCGCTTGTACGACGTTACTTCCGGTTCGGTCAGCGTAGGCGGCGTGAACGTAAAAGACTATGATGTAAAAACTCTGCGGGATGCGGTTGCCATGGTTTTACAGAAAAACGAATTATTCTCAGGTACGGTGAAAGATAATTTGAAGTGGGGCAATGAACACGCAAGCGATGAAGAAATTGCCGAGGCCTGCCGCCTTGCCTGTGCCGACGAATTTGTCGAAGCAATGCCGGATGCTTATAATTCCCGTATAGAGCAGGGCGGAACAAATGTTTCGGGCGGACAAAAACAGAGGCTCTGTATTGCGCGGGCTCTTTTAAAAAGACCTAAGATTTTAATCCTCGATGATTCTACCAGTGCGGTGGACACCAAGACGGATGCTCTGATTCAAAAATCATTTAAAGAGTTCCTTCCGGAAACAACAAAGATTATTATTGCACAGCGGATTTCTTCCGTGCAGCATGCGGATAAAATCCTCGTATTCGATAAGGGTTCAATTACTGCGGTAGGTACGCATGACGAACTGCTGCAGACTAGCGCCATCTATAAAGAAGTCTTTGAAACTCAACAAAAAGGACATGAATAA
- a CDS encoding sodium/glutamate symporter yields MVIHMNMYQSLGFAIAWLLVGRFIKAKFEFFQKYCIPAPIVGGFLFALISLALHVTKVLDFEFDTTLQTYWMVMFFTSVGYNAGFSILRDGGKKVFIFLAVAIVFAILQNVVAQGAARLINFSPMLAVMLGSTSFTGGFGTAASFAPIVDPESTLGALSLAVAVPTFGSLISSILGGPVGNRLIKKYGLGPSSSSERVRIDESGNIIKTTKVVQKVETFHPSFIKRLFFNPTKGREEAQEVVTVQEEVIHKASAKGEVDNSKTSSEKHLSSEKLLMSFMLLVLASGFGLFVTNHLNSLSPKFKFPIYIGAMICAAVIRNIADTSKKFKVNMDEIDALGNISLNMFLALALVSLKLWQLVSLAIPLMIILSAQIVLLYFYTRFVTFKVMGGDYDAAVITAGHIGFGFAATPNAMANMGSICEKYGYSKIAFFVVPIVGSLFIDFFNIMIIGITIGLVG; encoded by the coding sequence ATGGTAATTCATATGAATATGTACCAGTCGCTCGGTTTTGCAATCGCTTGGTTGCTTGTCGGACGATTCATTAAGGCGAAGTTTGAGTTTTTTCAAAAGTATTGTATACCTGCCCCGATAGTGGGCGGCTTTTTGTTTGCGCTGATTTCGTTAGCACTTCACGTAACAAAAGTACTCGACTTCGAATTTGACACAACCCTGCAAACCTATTGGATGGTGATGTTTTTTACCTCTGTGGGTTATAATGCAGGGTTTTCGATTTTAAGAGACGGCGGGAAAAAAGTTTTTATCTTTTTGGCTGTAGCTATCGTTTTTGCTATTTTGCAAAATGTTGTAGCTCAAGGAGCCGCAAGGCTTATAAACTTTAGTCCGATGCTCGCCGTCATGCTGGGTTCAACATCCTTTACAGGGGGGTTCGGTACAGCGGCCTCCTTTGCACCGATTGTTGATCCGGAAAGCACTCTGGGAGCCTTATCCCTCGCAGTAGCCGTTCCCACCTTCGGCTCTTTGATAAGCTCCATCTTAGGCGGCCCCGTCGGAAACCGCCTGATAAAAAAATACGGCTTAGGGCCTTCAAGTTCCTCCGAAAGGGTAAGAATTGATGAATCGGGAAACATCATAAAAACAACAAAAGTTGTTCAGAAAGTTGAAACGTTTCATCCGAGCTTTATAAAAAGGCTATTCTTTAATCCCACAAAAGGCAGAGAAGAAGCTCAGGAAGTCGTAACGGTTCAAGAAGAAGTTATTCACAAAGCCTCCGCAAAAGGTGAAGTAGATAACTCAAAAACCAGTTCTGAAAAGCATCTTAGCAGTGAAAAGCTTTTAATGTCATTTATGCTTTTAGTTCTGGCCTCAGGTTTTGGTCTTTTTGTTACCAATCATCTTAATTCGTTGTCGCCCAAATTTAAATTCCCCATTTATATCGGGGCGATGATTTGTGCTGCCGTTATACGGAACATTGCAGATACCTCAAAAAAATTCAAGGTAAATATGGATGAAATTGATGCACTCGGAAATATTTCTTTGAATATGTTTTTGGCTTTAGCTCTTGTTTCGCTAAAACTTTGGCAGCTGGTAAGTTTGGCTATCCCTCTGATGATTATTTTAAGTGCACAAATCGTTCTTTTGTATTTTTACACCCGTTTTGTTACCTTTAAGGTTATGGGCGGAGATTACGATGCTGCGGTTATCACGGCGGGACACATCGGTTTCGGTTTTGCCGCAACCCCTAACGCCATGGCTAATATGGGCTCTATATGTGAAAAATACGGCTATTCAAAAATAGCATTCTTTGTTGTTCCTATAGTCGGCTCCTTATTTATTGATTTTTTCAATATAATGATAATTGGTATTACCATAGGCTTGGTCGGCTAA
- a CDS encoding IdeS/Mac family cysteine endopeptidase (This family includes IgM or IgG-cleaving cysteine proteases.), whose amino-acid sequence MIKRHKLIGFAAVAAFFLLLSCKNNLSPEIPVEDIIISPHNEGEISIVSGMSKNITVKIIPENATNKTLAYSSTPGEVAAIDSSGSIRAGKVGNAVIKITAANGVKREIKVTVVQDQNSVASIEFEEQPADPVELIIGESYELKLKVMPETAANKTLNITSSNDSVAWPNGDGNRWIKADGAVGEATVTITSADNSSIKKEVRFKTKEKPTGPSISIETLDVEYESDEANITVAVKTLDGKLAYTPEVVGGGTGEKAWLTFVSKVNTDANTDTVHLSLKKNKTVWDRTAYIKFKDNNTNEYIISAGKHLEVNLTQKATKNPTVTIKWVDGIGEPTQAEKKKIPVYGGEKKVYWDDDKIFWWNETNETKWFNNRKAQPVGAVAPDGGDGNQCWGKTASNMLHWWFVQNKENIDNYITKKNITGAEKNKYQDFYNRNYSDSQEPEKSYIAKTFRTKAHNGAKGDYIISGLSWYLYGNETAKISRPGKDAPALFTDVFSKENTPIERINVHGKDNFNEIISSALRSKKAIGIDIWGTKGGNEYGHAITLWGAGFDEEGNILIIYVVDNNFKENRIFPYGIWYKEGKPYLFNYGVNGFVQDRYVGQVTTLDKGEAQWQEWFDNNP is encoded by the coding sequence ATGATAAAAAGACACAAATTAATAGGATTTGCGGCTGTTGCAGCGTTTTTTTTGCTGCTATCTTGTAAAAACAACCTTTCACCGGAAATCCCTGTTGAGGACATTATTATTTCGCCACATAATGAAGGCGAAATTTCTATTGTAAGCGGTATGTCAAAAAACATAACCGTGAAAATCATACCTGAAAATGCGACAAATAAAACACTAGCATATTCTTCAACACCCGGTGAGGTCGCAGCCATTGACAGCTCCGGTTCAATTAGAGCAGGCAAAGTCGGAAATGCGGTCATCAAAATAACGGCAGCAAACGGCGTAAAAAGAGAGATCAAGGTTACCGTTGTGCAGGACCAGAATTCTGTTGCTTCCATTGAGTTTGAGGAGCAGCCTGCAGATCCTGTTGAATTGATTATCGGCGAGTCTTATGAACTCAAGTTGAAGGTAATGCCGGAGACTGCCGCTAATAAAACGCTGAATATCACTTCATCTAATGATAGTGTAGCATGGCCGAATGGCGATGGGAACCGATGGATAAAAGCCGATGGTGCTGTCGGAGAAGCAACTGTAACCATAACCTCTGCGGATAATTCCTCTATCAAAAAAGAGGTTCGTTTTAAGACGAAGGAAAAACCCACAGGACCCTCAATTAGCATAGAAACACTAGACGTTGAGTATGAAAGTGATGAAGCCAATATTACCGTTGCGGTAAAAACGCTTGACGGCAAGCTTGCGTATACGCCTGAGGTCGTAGGAGGCGGAACAGGTGAAAAGGCATGGCTTACCTTTGTTAGTAAAGTCAATACGGATGCAAACACAGATACGGTACATTTAAGTCTTAAGAAAAACAAAACCGTATGGGATAGAACGGCATACATCAAATTTAAAGATAATAATACAAATGAATATATCATTTCTGCAGGTAAGCATCTGGAAGTAAACCTTACCCAAAAAGCAACCAAGAATCCAACCGTAACGATAAAGTGGGTTGATGGCATAGGTGAGCCGACACAGGCTGAAAAGAAGAAAATTCCTGTTTATGGTGGCGAAAAGAAAGTTTATTGGGATGATGATAAGATTTTTTGGTGGAATGAAACCAATGAAACAAAATGGTTTAACAATAGAAAGGCGCAGCCCGTGGGTGCCGTTGCTCCTGACGGCGGCGATGGAAACCAGTGCTGGGGTAAAACCGCTTCCAATATGTTGCATTGGTGGTTTGTACAGAATAAAGAAAACATAGACAATTACATAACAAAGAAAAATATAACAGGTGCTGAAAAAAATAAGTATCAAGATTTTTACAACCGGAATTATTCCGATAGTCAAGAGCCGGAGAAAAGTTATATAGCAAAAACTTTCAGGACAAAGGCACATAACGGAGCTAAAGGAGATTATATTATAAGCGGACTTTCATGGTATTTGTATGGTAATGAAACGGCAAAAATATCAAGACCAGGGAAAGATGCCCCGGCCTTGTTCACAGACGTTTTTAGCAAAGAAAACACGCCTATTGAAAGAATAAATGTGCATGGTAAAGACAATTTTAATGAAATAATATCTAGTGCTCTTAGATCTAAGAAAGCAATCGGGATAGATATATGGGGTACAAAAGGTGGAAATGAGTATGGTCACGCCATAACGCTTTGGGGTGCCGGCTTTGATGAAGAAGGAAATATCCTTATAATTTATGTTGTTGACAACAATTTTAAAGAGAATAGAATATTTCCATATGGAATCTGGTATAAAGAGGGTAAACCGTATTTATTTAACTACGGCGTAAATGGTTTTGTGCAAGATAGGTATGTAGGCCAAGTAACCACCCTCGATAAAGGTGAAGCCCAGTGGCAAGAATGGTTTGATAACAATCCGTAA
- a CDS encoding helix-turn-helix domain-containing protein, with amino-acid sequence MEKLYTMNQIAEMLELSVRTIQNYLKEGKLTGKKIGSQWRFTEKDLERLFSDESFIDEKNIDENHRLQEFLKKDSVNKPEIFSILNYPYKKDFKLKELMKKINENIEKANKCRFYFASTANTFKFFLEGDIESVINLQKIIDENFKF; translated from the coding sequence TTGGAAAAATTATATACAATGAATCAGATAGCCGAGATGCTCGAACTCAGTGTAAGGACAATTCAAAATTATTTAAAAGAAGGAAAACTTACAGGAAAAAAAATAGGTTCTCAGTGGCGTTTTACCGAAAAAGACCTTGAACGGCTTTTTTCGGACGAGAGTTTTATTGATGAAAAAAATATCGATGAAAACCATAGATTACAAGAATTTTTAAAAAAAGATTCCGTTAACAAACCTGAAATCTTTTCAATTCTAAATTATCCGTATAAGAAAGATTTTAAACTAAAAGAATTAATGAAAAAAATAAATGAAAATATCGAGAAAGCAAATAAATGCCGGTTTTATTTTGCCTCAACAGCAAACACTTTTAAATTTTTTTTGGAAGGGGATATTGAATCAGTTATCAACTTACAAAAAATAATAGATGAAAATTTTAAGTTTTAA